The Heptranchias perlo isolate sHepPer1 chromosome 40, sHepPer1.hap1, whole genome shotgun sequence genome has a window encoding:
- the LOC137305654 gene encoding cytohesin-3-like isoform X2, whose translation MLRLSDLSSQEQEEFQSVRLHKKELLDDIERLKMEIAEVVAELENFNYTEDSSKIAERNKQMTMGKKKFNMDPKKGIEYLIQNKLLCQKEDDIAKFLYKGEGLHKTAIGDYLGEREPLNIRILQSFVELHEFSNLNLVQALRQFLWSFRLPGEAQKIDRMMEAFAMRYCQCNQHVFQSTDTCYVLSFAIIMLNTSLHNPNVKEKPALERFVAMNRGINNGGDLPQELLRNLYDSIRNEPFKIPEDDGNDLTHTFFNPDREGWLSKLGGRVKTWKRRWFILTDNCLYYFEYTTDKEPRGIIPLENLCVKATEDSRKLNCFDLYCPNSKGHTIKACKTDADGRVVEGNHQFYRISAPSREERDEWIKSIRASITRDPFYDMVAARKKKLTDNKSN comes from the exons AGGCTGaagatggaaattgcagaagttgtCGCTGAGCTTGAGAACTTCAATTACACAGAGGACAG CAGCAAAATTGCTGAAAGGAACAAACAAATGACAATGGGAAAAAAGAAATTCAATATGGATCCCAAAAAG GGTATAGAGTACTTGATACAGAACAAACTGTTGTGTCAGAAGGAAGACGATATCGCCAAGTTCCTGTACAAGGGGGAAGGTCTGCATAAAACAGCCATCGGAGACTATCTCGGAGAGAG AGAACCTCTGAACATCAGGATTCTACAGTCCTTTGTAGAACTGCATGAGTTTTCCAACCTCAATCTTGTTCAGGCGCTAAG GCAGTTTCTGTGGAGCTTCCGTTTGCCGGGTGAAGCGCAGAAGATTGATAGAATGATGGAAGCTTTCGCAATGCGGTATTGCCAGTGTAACCAACACGTCTTTCAGTCGACTG ATACCTGCTACGTGTTGTCCTTTGCAATCATTATGCTGAACACAAGCCTGCACAACCCGAATGTTAAGGAGAAACCAGCGCTGGAGCGGTTTGTGGCAATGAATCGCGGGATTAACAATGGAGGAGATCTCCCACAGGAGCTACTCAGG AATCTGTATGACAGCATTAGGAACGAACCATTTAAAATCCCTGAGGATGATGGGAATGACCTAACACACACGTTTTTCAATCCAGATCGGGAAGGATGGCTTTCAAAACTGG GGGGTCGAGTGAAAACATGGAAACGTCGGTGGTTCATTTTGACAGACAACTGCCTGTATTATTTCGAGTACACAACA GATAAAGAACCCAGAGGTATTATTCCGTTAGAAAATTTGTGCGTAAAAGCAACGGAAGATTCCAGGAAATTG AATTGCTTCGACTTGTACTGTCCCAACAGCAAAGGCCATACCATTAAAGCCTGCAAAACAGACGCAGATGGACGAGTTGTTGAAGGCAATCATCAGTTTTACAGGATATCTGCCCCTTCAAGGGAAGAGAGGGATGAATGGATCAAATCAATCAG AGCCAGCATTACACGAGATCCTTTCTATGACATGGTAGCagcaagaaagaaaaagttaactgACAACAAATCAAATTAG
- the LOC137305654 gene encoding cytohesin-3-like isoform X1 — protein MEDNQMGLSDLSSQEQEEFQSVRLHKKELLDDIERLKMEIAEVVAELENFNYTEDSSKIAERNKQMTMGKKKFNMDPKKGIEYLIQNKLLCQKEDDIAKFLYKGEGLHKTAIGDYLGEREPLNIRILQSFVELHEFSNLNLVQALRQFLWSFRLPGEAQKIDRMMEAFAMRYCQCNQHVFQSTDTCYVLSFAIIMLNTSLHNPNVKEKPALERFVAMNRGINNGGDLPQELLRNLYDSIRNEPFKIPEDDGNDLTHTFFNPDREGWLSKLGGRVKTWKRRWFILTDNCLYYFEYTTDKEPRGIIPLENLCVKATEDSRKLNCFDLYCPNSKGHTIKACKTDADGRVVEGNHQFYRISAPSREERDEWIKSIRASITRDPFYDMVAARKKKLTDNKSN, from the exons AGGCTGaagatggaaattgcagaagttgtCGCTGAGCTTGAGAACTTCAATTACACAGAGGACAG CAGCAAAATTGCTGAAAGGAACAAACAAATGACAATGGGAAAAAAGAAATTCAATATGGATCCCAAAAAG GGTATAGAGTACTTGATACAGAACAAACTGTTGTGTCAGAAGGAAGACGATATCGCCAAGTTCCTGTACAAGGGGGAAGGTCTGCATAAAACAGCCATCGGAGACTATCTCGGAGAGAG AGAACCTCTGAACATCAGGATTCTACAGTCCTTTGTAGAACTGCATGAGTTTTCCAACCTCAATCTTGTTCAGGCGCTAAG GCAGTTTCTGTGGAGCTTCCGTTTGCCGGGTGAAGCGCAGAAGATTGATAGAATGATGGAAGCTTTCGCAATGCGGTATTGCCAGTGTAACCAACACGTCTTTCAGTCGACTG ATACCTGCTACGTGTTGTCCTTTGCAATCATTATGCTGAACACAAGCCTGCACAACCCGAATGTTAAGGAGAAACCAGCGCTGGAGCGGTTTGTGGCAATGAATCGCGGGATTAACAATGGAGGAGATCTCCCACAGGAGCTACTCAGG AATCTGTATGACAGCATTAGGAACGAACCATTTAAAATCCCTGAGGATGATGGGAATGACCTAACACACACGTTTTTCAATCCAGATCGGGAAGGATGGCTTTCAAAACTGG GGGGTCGAGTGAAAACATGGAAACGTCGGTGGTTCATTTTGACAGACAACTGCCTGTATTATTTCGAGTACACAACA GATAAAGAACCCAGAGGTATTATTCCGTTAGAAAATTTGTGCGTAAAAGCAACGGAAGATTCCAGGAAATTG AATTGCTTCGACTTGTACTGTCCCAACAGCAAAGGCCATACCATTAAAGCCTGCAAAACAGACGCAGATGGACGAGTTGTTGAAGGCAATCATCAGTTTTACAGGATATCTGCCCCTTCAAGGGAAGAGAGGGATGAATGGATCAAATCAATCAG AGCCAGCATTACACGAGATCCTTTCTATGACATGGTAGCagcaagaaagaaaaagttaactgACAACAAATCAAATTAG